The Thermodesulfobacteriota bacterium DNA window TGCTCCGCGCCGTCCGGGCTTACGGTAAAAACGGGGGATGAGTATCCGAAGCGTCCCGGCTTCCGCGCGGCTCCTGATATCCGCCATCTACCGGGAAGAGAGAGACCTCGAAGCGGCGATCCGCCGGATCGAGGAGAAGGTCGGGGCGGTGCGGCCCGCCGGGCCCGCGTTCCCGTTCGACCGGACGGATTATTACGCCGCCGAAATGGGCTCCCCCCTTTTCCGGCGGTTCCTCCGGGCGGAGGAGCCCGTGCCGAGAGACGCCCTTCCCGACATCAAGATCGCCCTGGAGCGGATCGAGGTCGACCTGTCCATCGGGGACCGGCGCACGGTGAACCTCGATCCCGGGCTGATCACCCCCGAGAATTTCATCCTGGCGACGGGAAAGAACTTCACGCACCGGGTTTACCTGCGGGATGGAGTGTTCGCGGATCTCACCCTGGTTTTCCGGAAAGGAGAGTACCGGCCGCTGCCCTGGACCTACCCTGACTACGCCTCCGACGAGATCCGGCGCCTGCTCCGGGAGCTGCGTCGGGAGCATATGGCGTCCGGCGTGTTGTGCTAAGATCGGCACCATGTCCTGGATGAGCATGACCGGCTTCGGCCGCGCGGACGGGCACGGCGGGGACGCCTCCATCACCGTCGAGATCCGGTCCGTGAATCACCGGTTCCTCGATCTGCATGTCCGCTGCCCGGCGCGGTACCTGTCCTGGGAGCCGCGGGTGCGGAACATCGCCCGCGAAGTCCTCCGGCGCGGCAAGGTCGACATCTACGTGAATGTCCGCGAGGCGGGAAGGGCCGGCGCCAGGTTATCAGTGAACCGGGAGCTGCTTCGGGCGTTCCTCGACGAGGCCGCCCGGATCCGCGAGGAGTTCGGGATCGGAGGCGAAGTGACGTTCCGGGAGCTGTTCGCCGTCCCGGATTTGTTCCTCGTAGCTCCGGAGGGAGAAGACCCGGCGGAGGCGCTGTGGCCGAAGGCCGAAGGTGCGTTGCGGGCGTCGCTGGCGATGCTCTCGGCGGCGCGGCGCGAGGAGGGAGAGCGGCTCAAGTCCGTCCTGCGGGAGACCGTCGGGAGGATCTGCGCGCTCGCGGCGGAGGTCCGGCCGCTCGCGGCCGCGAACCGGGAGATGGCCGTCGCCCGGTTCCACGACCGGATCGTCTCGCTTTCCGGGACCGCGGGGATCGACCCCGCAAGGCTCCACCAGGAAGCGGCGATCCGTGTGGACCGCCTGGACATCACCGAGGAGTGCGATCGGCTCGACGCGCATCTCGCAGCGGCGGACGCGCTCTTCCGGGAGGAGGGGGAGGCGGTGGGAAAGCGGTTCGACTTCCTGGTCCAGGAGATCTTCCGGGAGCTCAACACGGCGGGGAACAAGTCCGCCCACGCCGGCATCTCGGCGCTGATCGTGAAGGCGAAGAACGAGCTCGAGAAGATCCGCGAACAGATCCAGAACGTGGAGTGACGGCCCATGCCGCGCGGCGATGTCATCGTCATATCGGCCCCTTCGGGCTCGGGGAAGACCACGATCTGCCGGGCGCTCCTCGCAAGGGTCGAACGGCTCGTGCTCTCCGTCTCCTATACGACGCGGGAGAGACGGAAAGGAGAGTCCGGGGGAAAGGATTATTTCTACGTAAGCGAGCAGGAATTTGATAAAATGGTGGATTGCAAGGAGTTTTTGGAACACGCCCGCGTCTACGGATACCGTTACGGCACCTCCTTCGCCGCGGTGGACGCAATTGTCTCGGGCGGCGACGACGCGGTGCTGGAAATAGACGTGCAGGGAGGGCGCTCCGTCAAGGCTTCCATCCCGGAAGCGGTGTTGATCGGGATCCTCCCGCCGGATTGCGGGACCCTGAGGGACAGGCTGGAGCGGCGCGCAAGGGACAGCCGGGAGGACATGGAGCGCCGTTACGAAGCGGCGCGGCAGGAGATCTCGGAACTCAAGAGTTACGATTACCTCGTGGTGAACAAAGACCTGGAAACGGCGGTCCGCCAGGTGGAATGCATCGTCCGGGCGCGCAGGCTGCGCCGGGAGCGGATGGCGGACGTCGTTGACGGGATCCTCCGGGAAAAAGGAGAGGGGCGGGATGGCTCGAGTAACGGTTGAGGATTGCCTTCGCAAGGTGGACAACCATTTCCAGCTCACGGTGGTCGCGGCCAAGCGGGCGAAGCAGCTTTACGGCGGCCAGGGCGCCACGATCGACACGACGGCGAGGAAGGAGAAACCGACGGTGGTGGCGCTCCGCGAAGTCGCCCAGGGGAAGGTCCGGGTCAAGTAGAGCTTCCGGAAAGGCGGGTCGCCTTGTTCCGCGTCCTCGATATCGTCGAACGGGTCCAGGCGACGCGCCCCGCAGCGAACGTAGATCTCATCCACAAGGCGTACGTCTTCACCGCGAAGGTGCACCACGGGCAGCTTCGGAAGTCGGGCGACCCCTACCTGATCCACCCCCTGAACGTGGCCTACCTCCTGGCCGACTGGAACCTCGACGAGGAAACGGTCGCGACCGGGCTCCTCCACGATACGGTGGAGGACACGGTGGCCAGCATCGAGGAGGTCCGCGAGCTCTTCGGAGATTCCGTCGCGCTCCTCGTGGACGGGGTCACGAAGATCAGCCGCGTGGTCATCTCCGACGTGGCGGCCCAGAAGGCCGAATCGCTGCGGAAGATGATCCTGGCGATGGGGAAGGACCTCCGGGTCATCCTCGTCAAGCTCGCCGACCGCATGCACAACCTCCGCACGATCCAGCACCTTTCCGCCGACAAGCAGGCCTCCATCGCCCGCGAGACGATCGAGATCTACGCTCCCATCGCGGCCCGGCTCGGGATGTCCCGGGTCCGCGCCGAGATGGAGGACCGCTGCTTCGCGGTGCTCCATCCCCAGCAGTACCAGGAGCTTTCCCGCCAGGCGGAGGAGAGGAAGCGGAACACCGAGGGGCACATCCGCAAGGTCATCTCCCTGCTGGAGGAGAAGTGCGGGGAGGCGGGGATCGAAGCGACGATCACGGGACGGGAGAAGCACCTCGCCGGCGTCTACCAGAAGATGAACCGCCAGGCGATCGACTTCGACCACGTGTACGACTTCATCGGGTTCCGGATCATC harbors:
- a CDS encoding DUF4416 family protein, which translates into the protein MSIRSVPASARLLISAIYREERDLEAAIRRIEEKVGAVRPAGPAFPFDRTDYYAAEMGSPLFRRFLRAEEPVPRDALPDIKIALERIEVDLSIGDRRTVNLDPGLITPENFILATGKNFTHRVYLRDGVFADLTLVFRKGEYRPLPWTYPDYASDEIRRLLRELRREHMASGVLC
- a CDS encoding YicC/YloC family endoribonuclease, giving the protein MSWMSMTGFGRADGHGGDASITVEIRSVNHRFLDLHVRCPARYLSWEPRVRNIAREVLRRGKVDIYVNVREAGRAGARLSVNRELLRAFLDEAARIREEFGIGGEVTFRELFAVPDLFLVAPEGEDPAEALWPKAEGALRASLAMLSAARREEGERLKSVLRETVGRICALAAEVRPLAAANREMAVARFHDRIVSLSGTAGIDPARLHQEAAIRVDRLDITEECDRLDAHLAAADALFREEGEAVGKRFDFLVQEIFRELNTAGNKSAHAGISALIVKAKNELEKIREQIQNVE
- the gmk gene encoding guanylate kinase, with translation MPRGDVIVISAPSGSGKTTICRALLARVERLVLSVSYTTRERRKGESGGKDYFYVSEQEFDKMVDCKEFLEHARVYGYRYGTSFAAVDAIVSGGDDAVLEIDVQGGRSVKASIPEAVLIGILPPDCGTLRDRLERRARDSREDMERRYEAARQEISELKSYDYLVVNKDLETAVRQVECIVRARRLRRERMADVVDGILREKGEGRDGSSNG
- the rpoZ gene encoding DNA-directed RNA polymerase subunit omega gives rise to the protein MARVTVEDCLRKVDNHFQLTVVAAKRAKQLYGGQGATIDTTARKEKPTVVALREVAQGKVRVK